In the bacterium HR11 genome, one interval contains:
- the comM gene encoding Competence protein ComM produces the protein MPVVHSAALVGITARPVVVEVSLRGGLPRMTIVGLPDTAVRESKERVISAIIQSRFFLPQDVIIVNLAPADLKKEGAAFDLPIALGILAAADLIPVESLQNTVVLGELSLNGEVRPVRGVLPVALDMSHRGFRRLIVPEANAPEAAVVGRIEVFPVRHLLQAFYFLRGDQALSPFRYEPDPSEGRPPTRLDMADVRGHAYVKRALEVAAAGGHNVIMIGPPGSGKTMLAQRVASILPPMTREEAIEVTRVHSVAGCLDGQGLVTTRPFRSPHHSISVAGLIGGGTYPRPGEASLAHHGVLFLDELPEFPRSALEVLRQPMETGVVTIARAATSVTYPARFMLVAAMNPCPCGHYGNPLRACRCSPAQIHRYLQRISGPLLDRIDIQVEVPMLAPEEIDRVPDGEPSARIQERVVRARAVQWRRFRVEGEASEETSSSVFCNAQMTPAHIDRFCPMSPDARRLVRSAMRQWSLSARAFHRILKVARTIADLEGADAIEARHVAEAIQYRILDRRPE, from the coding sequence ATGCCGGTCGTTCATAGCGCCGCCCTCGTCGGGATCACGGCCCGCCCCGTCGTCGTCGAGGTCTCCCTCCGGGGCGGCCTCCCCCGGATGACGATCGTCGGCCTGCCCGACACGGCCGTCCGAGAAAGCAAAGAGCGGGTTATCAGCGCCATCATTCAGAGCCGGTTTTTCCTGCCCCAGGACGTCATCATCGTGAACCTGGCCCCGGCGGACCTGAAAAAGGAGGGCGCCGCCTTCGACCTCCCCATCGCCCTGGGCATCCTGGCGGCGGCCGACCTGATTCCCGTTGAAAGCCTTCAGAACACGGTCGTCCTCGGGGAGCTCTCGTTGAACGGCGAGGTCCGGCCCGTCCGGGGCGTCCTTCCCGTCGCCCTGGACATGAGCCATCGGGGCTTCCGGCGCCTGATCGTCCCCGAGGCGAACGCCCCGGAAGCGGCCGTCGTCGGACGGATCGAGGTCTTTCCCGTCCGGCATCTGCTCCAGGCCTTTTACTTCCTGCGCGGCGACCAAGCCCTCTCGCCCTTTCGGTATGAACCCGACCCGTCCGAAGGGCGACCCCCGACCCGACTCGACATGGCCGACGTGCGGGGCCATGCCTATGTCAAGCGAGCCCTCGAGGTCGCCGCCGCCGGGGGCCACAACGTCATCATGATCGGTCCTCCCGGGTCCGGCAAGACGATGCTGGCCCAGCGGGTCGCTTCGATCCTGCCGCCGATGACCCGGGAAGAGGCCATCGAGGTGACCCGCGTCCACAGCGTCGCCGGCTGTCTCGACGGTCAGGGCCTCGTCACGACCCGGCCGTTCCGGAGTCCCCACCACTCCATCTCCGTCGCCGGTCTCATCGGCGGCGGGACCTACCCCCGACCCGGCGAGGCCAGCCTGGCCCACCACGGCGTCCTGTTCTTGGACGAGCTCCCCGAATTCCCCCGGTCGGCTCTGGAGGTCCTGCGGCAACCGATGGAGACGGGCGTCGTGACGATCGCCCGGGCGGCGACGTCCGTCACGTATCCGGCCCGCTTCATGCTCGTGGCGGCCATGAATCCATGCCCCTGCGGGCACTACGGGAACCCCCTCCGGGCCTGCCGCTGTTCGCCGGCTCAGATTCACCGCTACCTGCAACGCATTTCAGGCCCGCTCCTGGACCGCATCGACATCCAGGTCGAGGTCCCCATGCTGGCGCCGGAAGAAATCGACCGGGTCCCGGACGGGGAGCCGTCGGCCCGCATCCAGGAGCGGGTCGTCCGGGCCCGGGCCGTCCAGTGGCGGCGTTTTCGGGTCGAAGGAGAGGCATCGGAGGAAACGAGCTCGAGCGTCTTCTGCAACGCCCAGATGACGCCGGCCCACATCGACCGCTTCTGCCCGATGAGTCCGGACGCCCGCCGTCTCGTCCGGTCGGCCATGCGGCAGTGGAGCCTGAGCGCCCGGGCGTTCCATCGCATCCTTAAGGTCGCCCGGACGATCGCCGACCTCGAGGGGGCCGATGCGATCGAGGCCCGCCACGTCGCCGAAGCCATCCAGTACCGTATCCTGGACCGACGTCCCGAATAG
- the polX gene encoding DNA polymerase/3'-5' exonuclease PolX, which translates to MPARPDKKAVAEVLEEIATLLALQGENVFKVRAYENAARALTRTREPLDELIRTGRLQSVRGIGSSTAKVIREYYETGEPPALLRELRAKTPPGLLELLEIPGLGPQRVRLLYEKLDIRTVADLEYALQENRLQLIEGFGPRTIETIRQGLELYRAASGRFLLGKVYPLARAIEAFFRQRWPGPVRLVGSVRRWCPVVGNVNLLLQGVPPSDPSGLGLDQAPVRLDVVEFQDPTWWLRVPSVGLPVVLTWVPAEDWPWAVRYYTGSREHNQAFQAWTTRQGYAWVGLRLQKDGVPLSLPSTGTADGVYGDEPIFERLGLAWLPPEVREGQDEIERAARGDVPRLIEPSDVRGVLHVHTHYSDGADSLQEIVETARDLGLEYVGISDHSPAAYYANGLDPDRLLHQWAEMEEVQRRIPEVRILRGMEVDILPDGRLDLDDDLLERLDFVVASVHSRFQMPRAEMTERIVRAMRHPCTTILGHPTGRLLLGRKGYEVDLDRILEVAAETGTLIEINANPYRLDLDWTHLERARRMGVRFSIDPDTHRKSDLGDYVYGVGIARKGWLTAADVANTRPVLELLELLRQKRRRRA; encoded by the coding sequence ATGCCCGCCCGCCCGGATAAGAAGGCCGTCGCCGAGGTCCTGGAAGAGATCGCTACACTCCTGGCCCTCCAAGGCGAAAACGTCTTTAAGGTCCGGGCCTACGAGAATGCGGCCCGGGCTCTGACCCGGACCCGAGAACCCCTCGACGAACTTATCCGCACGGGGCGCCTCCAGTCGGTCCGGGGGATCGGAAGTTCGACGGCCAAGGTCATCCGGGAGTACTACGAGACGGGCGAGCCGCCGGCCCTCCTCCGGGAACTCCGGGCCAAGACGCCGCCGGGCCTCTTGGAGCTCCTGGAGATCCCGGGCCTGGGCCCCCAGCGGGTCCGCCTCCTCTATGAGAAGCTGGACATCCGCACGGTCGCCGACCTCGAGTATGCCCTCCAGGAAAACCGCCTCCAGCTCATCGAGGGCTTCGGACCCCGGACCATTGAGACGATCCGGCAGGGCTTGGAGCTTTACCGCGCCGCCTCGGGCCGCTTCCTCCTCGGCAAGGTCTATCCCCTGGCCCGGGCGATCGAGGCCTTCTTCCGCCAGCGGTGGCCGGGGCCGGTCCGGCTGGTCGGGAGCGTTCGCCGGTGGTGCCCCGTCGTGGGGAACGTGAATCTGCTCCTCCAGGGTGTGCCGCCGTCGGATCCGTCTGGCCTCGGCTTGGACCAGGCTCCCGTACGTCTCGACGTCGTCGAGTTTCAGGACCCGACGTGGTGGCTTCGCGTCCCCTCGGTCGGCCTGCCGGTCGTCCTCACGTGGGTCCCGGCCGAGGACTGGCCGTGGGCCGTGCGATACTACACGGGGAGCCGGGAACACAATCAGGCCTTTCAGGCCTGGACGACCCGGCAGGGCTATGCCTGGGTGGGACTCCGTCTTCAGAAGGATGGTGTCCCCCTGTCGCTCCCATCGACCGGGACGGCGGACGGCGTATATGGGGACGAGCCGATCTTTGAACGTCTGGGCCTGGCCTGGCTCCCGCCCGAAGTCCGGGAGGGTCAGGACGAAATCGAGCGGGCCGCTCGGGGCGACGTCCCGCGGCTTATCGAGCCGAGCGACGTCCGGGGCGTCCTCCACGTGCACACGCATTACAGCGACGGCGCCGACAGCCTCCAGGAAATCGTGGAGACGGCCCGGGACCTGGGCCTCGAGTACGTCGGCATCAGCGACCACTCGCCGGCCGCCTACTACGCCAACGGCCTCGACCCGGACCGCCTCCTGCACCAGTGGGCCGAGATGGAAGAAGTCCAACGCCGCATCCCGGAGGTCCGCATCCTGCGGGGCATGGAGGTCGATATCCTCCCGGACGGCCGCCTCGACTTGGACGACGACCTCCTGGAGCGCCTGGACTTCGTCGTCGCCTCCGTCCACAGCCGCTTCCAGATGCCCCGGGCCGAGATGACCGAACGCATCGTCCGGGCCATGCGGCATCCGTGTACGACCATCCTGGGCCACCCCACGGGCCGCCTCCTCCTGGGCCGGAAGGGCTACGAGGTCGACCTGGACCGCATCCTGGAAGTCGCCGCCGAGACGGGGACCCTCATCGAGATCAACGCCAACCCCTACCGCCTCGACCTGGACTGGACCCACCTGGAGCGGGCCCGTCGGATGGGCGTCCGGTTCAGTATCGACCCCGATACTCACCGGAAATCGGACCTCGGCGATTACGTCTACGGCGTCGGGATCGCCCGGAAGGGATGGCTGACGGCCGCCGACGTGGCCAACACGCGGCCCGTCCTGGAACTCCTGGAACTCCTCCGGCAGAAACGCCGCCGGCGGGCCTGA